From Drosophila subpulchrella strain 33 F10 #4 breed RU33 unplaced genomic scaffold, RU_Dsub_v1.1 Primary Assembly Seq354, whole genome shotgun sequence, the proteins below share one genomic window:
- the LOC119561069 gene encoding uncharacterized protein LOC119561069 isoform X3 → MENYAEVNVEGILSYPEKLNLNGNITSEALVDLCVSLPNLKKLSVGSIKISGSISDIAPHCGNLEMLSVQFNAGDDVAKFAPLAQLPNLKTFTIAGIHKSGSQLKFFNDLTKLHRPKSLPPLALTIEDDIDDSNRPVTFAALDSLGYLHIQDSYAVFDGNRNARLRAVYEVNEAPQGGSSKKESVATITVGELVDLKFDSSREELILNIAKNSDIGQMGSLSMLPKMSYLVIKSRSGQYIKHTSLATFFRSIVAKETFLLISCNIKNMFLDRSEFMELSKLKSIRFLKCSFSDCYSVRFLDQLTNLQHMEIFVDEYLDSKTSLLVLKLLNANQITAKLNFKNVNITLLKGEQNLDIFLKIGCKAEVLSPLAQLNGITTLQIKGHQEQESLNGLFEAFATSNISTIEELDISKLGDIFFNSVSKVSEIQSIKKLSCDLVDLTGVEKLANLDKLQELNIKTNKFGTLSSLFTSLAAKNKIQCIRIPNGTLSPKEILEVSRIKSLKVLECRFSDMEDQQSLSELANSSIEELIVSPISYRLHTEQSVHKLVSAFSSNGIIRLQRLEIKGKALDISETTEISMLPVIISLQIASSDSLRSLARNPLCKLQSLELCFSVGLSEIEFLFQFETLQSLKCALRDEKGVAVLANIKGLKELTIVEAEGSLSELYKTFADENLTILEKLHTQIISSQEICEISQIKSLAELNIDCKCACDNLSDLCQLNELKSLRIAEKDKSAVKIDNVLPIFKKCQKLDCVTFELYDGCSEAPKIAKEVNTILKSIRDPALRRPLKLHIQSFDLNIEVMETEYLKVSHSPSSRRLLSHYLERRGRTNCFGGYRRISPLLGCVRP, encoded by the exons ATGGAAAATTACGCAGAGGTTAATGTAGAAG GCATTTTATCATACCCCGAGAAGTTAAATTTGAATGGTAACATTACCTCAGAGGCATTAGTGGATTTATGTGTCTCGCtaccaaatttaaaaaaattgtccGTTGGAAGCATTAAAATAAGTGGAAGTATTTCGGACATCGCACCCCATTGCGGTAATCTGGAAATGCTAAGCGTTCAATTTAACGCAGGAGATGATGTTGCCAAATTCGCACCGCTGGCTCAGTTGCCCAATTTAAAAACCTTCACTATTGCTGGAATCCACAAAAGCGGTTcgcaattaaaattttttaatgatttaacGAAATTGCACCGGCCTAAAAGTTTACCACCTTTAGCTTTGACCATTGAAGATGATATAGACGACAGTAATAGACCTGTTACTTTTGCTGCTCTTGATTCATTAGGTTATTTGCACATACAAGATAGTTATGCTGTATTTGATGGAAATAGAAACGCACGACTAAGGGCGGTGTACGAGGTAAATGAAGCACCGCAAGGTGGCAGTTCAAAAAAAGAATCTGTGGCAACCATAACCGTAGGTGAACTTGTGGACTTGAAATTTGACAGCTCAAGAGAAgaacttattttaaatatagctAAAAATTCGGATATAGGCCAAATGGGCTCTTTATCAATGCTGCCCAAAATGAGTTACTTGGTGATAAAAAGTCGTTCTGGACAATACATAAAGCACACCTCCCTTGCAACATTCTTTCGATCAATAGTCGCAAAAGAaacttttcttttaatatcGTGCAACATAAAGAATATGTTTCTAGACCGATCAGAATTCATGGAACTTTCGAAATTAAAGTCAATACGATTTCTGAAGTGCTCCTTTTCCGATTGCTATTCGGTCCGATTTTTAGACCAACTAACTAACTTGCAACATATGGAAATTTTTGTTGACGAATACCTTGACTCCAAAACATCATTACTAGTTCTGAAATTGCTTAATGCCAATCAGATAACCGCAAAACtgaatttcaaaaatgttaatattacCCTATTGAAGGGTGAACAGAACTTGGATATTTTTCTGAAAATTGGCTGTAAAGCTGAAGTTCTGTCCCCCCTGGCTCAACTTAATGGTATTACCACCCTTCAAATTAAAGGGCACCAAGAGCAAGAATCTCTTAACGGACTATTTGAAGCATTCGCCACCAGCAATATAAGCACTATCGAAGAATTGGATATCTCGAAATTGGGTGATATTTTTTTCAACAGTGTTTCCAAAGTATCAGAAATTCAATCCATTAAGAAACTGTCTTGCGACCTAGTAGATCTGACTGGAGTTGAGAAATTGGCCAACTTGGATAAACTTCAAGAGTtgaacataaaaacaaataagtttGGAACCCTGTCCTCACTTTTTACAAGTCTGGCTGCGAAGAATAAAATTCAGTGTATAAGAATACCAAATGGTACGCTTTCACCTAAAGAGATTTTAGAGGTTTCTCGAATAAAATCACTGAAAGTATTAGAGTGCAGGTTTTCCGACATGGAAGATCAACAATCGTTGTCAGAGCTAGCTAACTCAAGTATTGAAGAACTAATTGTTTCCCCAATTTCTTACCGCCTACACACAGAGCAATCCGTACATAAATTAGTGTCTGCATTTTCCTCAAACGGAATAATTAGACTTCAGCGTCTGGAAATTAAGGGCAAAGCACTCGACATCAGTGAAACAACTGAAATTTCTATGTTACCAGTTATAATAAGTTTGCAAATCGCATCTTCTGACTCACTGAGGAGCTTGGCACGTAATCCACTGTGTAAGCTTCAGAGCTTGGAATTATGTTTTTCTGTTGGCCTTAgtgaaattgaatttttgtttCAATTTGAAACACTGCAGTCATTAAAATGCGCATTGCGCGATGAAAAGGGTGTAGCAGTTTTGGCAAATATAAAAGGTCTTAAGGAACTGACCATCGTCGAAGCAGAAGGATCGCTTAGTGAACTTTACAAGACCTTTGCTGATGAGAATTTGACAATTTTAGAAAAACTGCATACACAAATTATAAGTTCGCAAGAGATCTGTGAGATATCGCAAATTAAATCCTTAGCAGAACTAAATATTGATTGCAAATGCGCATGTGACAATTTATCAGACCTGTGTCAGCTAAATGAACTTAAATCACTACGTATAGCTGAAAAAGATAAATCAGCAGTGAAAATCGATAACGTGCTGccgatttttaaaaaatgtcaaaaactCGATTGCGTCACCTTTGAATTGTACGATGGTTGCTCCGAAGCTCCCAAAATTGCAAAGGAAgttaatacaattttaaaatctataAGGGATCCTGCACTTCGAAGACCATTAAAACTTCATATTCAATCCTTTGATCTAAAC ATAGAAGTCATGGAAACTGAATACTTGAAGGTTTCGCATAGCCCATCAAGTAGAAGATTGCTTTCGCATTACTTAGAAAGAAGGGGAAGAACAAATTGTTTTGGAGGTTACCGCAGAATATCTCCATTGTTGGGCTGCGTTAGGCCTTAG
- the LOC119561069 gene encoding uncharacterized protein LOC119561069 isoform X1, whose product MEESGDFTLNLPCDCFLEIIKYIIADCKLNKEFEYDIFKKYNDLMNFVLAHNLFLELFAAHHKKLYQVLELGLERRTTKLLIDLRVNKLSNQNRDLFWRSYLHSIREGSSFKADLYFGHYGKNMENYAEVNVEGILSYPEKLNLNGNITSEALVDLCVSLPNLKKLSVGSIKISGSISDIAPHCGNLEMLSVQFNAGDDVAKFAPLAQLPNLKTFTIAGIHKSGSQLKFFNDLTKLHRPKSLPPLALTIEDDIDDSNRPVTFAALDSLGYLHIQDSYAVFDGNRNARLRAVYEVNEAPQGGSSKKESVATITVGELVDLKFDSSREELILNIAKNSDIGQMGSLSMLPKMSYLVIKSRSGQYIKHTSLATFFRSIVAKETFLLISCNIKNMFLDRSEFMELSKLKSIRFLKCSFSDCYSVRFLDQLTNLQHMEIFVDEYLDSKTSLLVLKLLNANQITAKLNFKNVNITLLKGEQNLDIFLKIGCKAEVLSPLAQLNGITTLQIKGHQEQESLNGLFEAFATSNISTIEELDISKLGDIFFNSVSKVSEIQSIKKLSCDLVDLTGVEKLANLDKLQELNIKTNKFGTLSSLFTSLAAKNKIQCIRIPNGTLSPKEILEVSRIKSLKVLECRFSDMEDQQSLSELANSSIEELIVSPISYRLHTEQSVHKLVSAFSSNGIIRLQRLEIKGKALDISETTEISMLPVIISLQIASSDSLRSLARNPLCKLQSLELCFSVGLSEIEFLFQFETLQSLKCALRDEKGVAVLANIKGLKELTIVEAEGSLSELYKTFADENLTILEKLHTQIISSQEICEISQIKSLAELNIDCKCACDNLSDLCQLNELKSLRIAEKDKSAVKIDNVLPIFKKCQKLDCVTFELYDGCSEAPKIAKEVNTILKSIRDPALRRPLKLHIQSFDLNIEVMETEYLKVSHSPSSRRLLSHYLERRGRTNCFGGYRRISPLLGCVRP is encoded by the exons ATGGAAGAGAGTGGAGATTTTACTCTCAATTTGCCATGCGACTGCTTTTTGGAGATAATAAAGTACATTATTGCCGATTGCAAACTAAATAAAGAATTCGAGTAtgacattttcaaaaaatataacGATTTAATGAACTTTGTGTTAGCCCACAATTTATTCTTGGAGTTGTTTGCGGCGCATCACAAAAAGCTGTACCAGGTTCTGGAGTTGGGCCTTGAACGCAGAACCACAAAATTGCTTATAGACCTGCGAGTCAATAAGTTATCAAACCAAAACAGGGACCTTTTCTGGAGATCCTACCTGCATTCTATCAGGGAGGGGAGTTCTTTCAAGGCCGATTTGTATTTTGGCCATTATGGAAAGAATATGGAAAATTACGCAGAGGTTAATGTAGAAG GCATTTTATCATACCCCGAGAAGTTAAATTTGAATGGTAACATTACCTCAGAGGCATTAGTGGATTTATGTGTCTCGCtaccaaatttaaaaaaattgtccGTTGGAAGCATTAAAATAAGTGGAAGTATTTCGGACATCGCACCCCATTGCGGTAATCTGGAAATGCTAAGCGTTCAATTTAACGCAGGAGATGATGTTGCCAAATTCGCACCGCTGGCTCAGTTGCCCAATTTAAAAACCTTCACTATTGCTGGAATCCACAAAAGCGGTTcgcaattaaaattttttaatgatttaacGAAATTGCACCGGCCTAAAAGTTTACCACCTTTAGCTTTGACCATTGAAGATGATATAGACGACAGTAATAGACCTGTTACTTTTGCTGCTCTTGATTCATTAGGTTATTTGCACATACAAGATAGTTATGCTGTATTTGATGGAAATAGAAACGCACGACTAAGGGCGGTGTACGAGGTAAATGAAGCACCGCAAGGTGGCAGTTCAAAAAAAGAATCTGTGGCAACCATAACCGTAGGTGAACTTGTGGACTTGAAATTTGACAGCTCAAGAGAAgaacttattttaaatatagctAAAAATTCGGATATAGGCCAAATGGGCTCTTTATCAATGCTGCCCAAAATGAGTTACTTGGTGATAAAAAGTCGTTCTGGACAATACATAAAGCACACCTCCCTTGCAACATTCTTTCGATCAATAGTCGCAAAAGAaacttttcttttaatatcGTGCAACATAAAGAATATGTTTCTAGACCGATCAGAATTCATGGAACTTTCGAAATTAAAGTCAATACGATTTCTGAAGTGCTCCTTTTCCGATTGCTATTCGGTCCGATTTTTAGACCAACTAACTAACTTGCAACATATGGAAATTTTTGTTGACGAATACCTTGACTCCAAAACATCATTACTAGTTCTGAAATTGCTTAATGCCAATCAGATAACCGCAAAACtgaatttcaaaaatgttaatattacCCTATTGAAGGGTGAACAGAACTTGGATATTTTTCTGAAAATTGGCTGTAAAGCTGAAGTTCTGTCCCCCCTGGCTCAACTTAATGGTATTACCACCCTTCAAATTAAAGGGCACCAAGAGCAAGAATCTCTTAACGGACTATTTGAAGCATTCGCCACCAGCAATATAAGCACTATCGAAGAATTGGATATCTCGAAATTGGGTGATATTTTTTTCAACAGTGTTTCCAAAGTATCAGAAATTCAATCCATTAAGAAACTGTCTTGCGACCTAGTAGATCTGACTGGAGTTGAGAAATTGGCCAACTTGGATAAACTTCAAGAGTtgaacataaaaacaaataagtttGGAACCCTGTCCTCACTTTTTACAAGTCTGGCTGCGAAGAATAAAATTCAGTGTATAAGAATACCAAATGGTACGCTTTCACCTAAAGAGATTTTAGAGGTTTCTCGAATAAAATCACTGAAAGTATTAGAGTGCAGGTTTTCCGACATGGAAGATCAACAATCGTTGTCAGAGCTAGCTAACTCAAGTATTGAAGAACTAATTGTTTCCCCAATTTCTTACCGCCTACACACAGAGCAATCCGTACATAAATTAGTGTCTGCATTTTCCTCAAACGGAATAATTAGACTTCAGCGTCTGGAAATTAAGGGCAAAGCACTCGACATCAGTGAAACAACTGAAATTTCTATGTTACCAGTTATAATAAGTTTGCAAATCGCATCTTCTGACTCACTGAGGAGCTTGGCACGTAATCCACTGTGTAAGCTTCAGAGCTTGGAATTATGTTTTTCTGTTGGCCTTAgtgaaattgaatttttgtttCAATTTGAAACACTGCAGTCATTAAAATGCGCATTGCGCGATGAAAAGGGTGTAGCAGTTTTGGCAAATATAAAAGGTCTTAAGGAACTGACCATCGTCGAAGCAGAAGGATCGCTTAGTGAACTTTACAAGACCTTTGCTGATGAGAATTTGACAATTTTAGAAAAACTGCATACACAAATTATAAGTTCGCAAGAGATCTGTGAGATATCGCAAATTAAATCCTTAGCAGAACTAAATATTGATTGCAAATGCGCATGTGACAATTTATCAGACCTGTGTCAGCTAAATGAACTTAAATCACTACGTATAGCTGAAAAAGATAAATCAGCAGTGAAAATCGATAACGTGCTGccgatttttaaaaaatgtcaaaaactCGATTGCGTCACCTTTGAATTGTACGATGGTTGCTCCGAAGCTCCCAAAATTGCAAAGGAAgttaatacaattttaaaatctataAGGGATCCTGCACTTCGAAGACCATTAAAACTTCATATTCAATCCTTTGATCTAAAC ATAGAAGTCATGGAAACTGAATACTTGAAGGTTTCGCATAGCCCATCAAGTAGAAGATTGCTTTCGCATTACTTAGAAAGAAGGGGAAGAACAAATTGTTTTGGAGGTTACCGCAGAATATCTCCATTGTTGGGCTGCGTTAGGCCTTAG
- the LOC119560878 gene encoding uncharacterized protein LOC119560878 translates to MFKVLFVLAAFAAAQAHAHPGVVAVAPVVAHPAVVHTPIIHHGAHSVHSHVVHHPAAVKVITPVVHKPVVAVHHVRPVVPLVPVHHAAPAVLVHH, encoded by the exons ATGTTCAAAGTT CTGTTCGTGCTCGCCGCCTTCGCCGCCGCCCAGGCGCACGCCCATCCCGGAGTGGTGGCCGTGGCTCCCGTGGTGGCCCACCCGGCGGTAGTCCACACGCCTATCATCCATCACGGCGCCCACTCGGTGCACTC CCACGTGGTTCATCATCCGGCAGCCGTCAAGGTCATCACCCCCGTGGTCCACAAGCCCGTGGTGGCGGTGCATCATGTCAGACCGGTGGTTCCCCTGGTTCCAGTGCATCATGCCGCCCCCGCTGTCCTTGTGCATCATTAA
- the LOC119561069 gene encoding uncharacterized protein LOC119561069 isoform X2, translating to MEESGDFTLNLPCDCFLEIIKYIIADCKLNKEFEYDIFKKYNDLMNFVLAHNLFLELFAAHHKKLYQVLELGLERRTTKLLIDLRVNKLSNQNRDLFWRSYLHSIREGSSFKADLYFGHYGKNMENYAEVNVEGILSYPEKLNLNGNITSEALVDLCVSLPNLKKLSVGSIKISGSISDIAPHCGNLEMLSVQFNAGDDVAKFAPLAQLPNLKTFTIAGIHKSGSQLKFFNDLTKLHRPKSLPPLALTIEDDIDDSNRPVTFAALDSLGYLHIQDSYAVFDGNRNARLRAVYEVNEAPQGGSSKKESVATITVGELVDLKFDSSREELILNIAKNSDIGQMGSLSMLPKMSYLVIKSRSGQYIKHTSLATFFRSIVAKETFLLISCNIKNMFLDRSEFMELSKLKSIRFLKCSFSDCYSVRFLDQLTNLQHMEIFVDEYLDSKTSLLVLKLLNANQITAKLNFKNVNITLLKGEQNLDIFLKIGCKAEVLSPLAQLNGITTLQIKGHQEQESLNGLFEAFATSNISTIEELDISKLGDIFFNSVSKVSEIQSIKKLSCDLVDLTGVEKLANLDKLQELNIKTNKFGTLSSLFTSLAAKNKIQCIRIPNGTLSPKEILEVSRIKSLKVLECRFSDMEDQQSLSELANSSIEELIVSPISYRLHTEQSVHKLVSAFSSNGIIRLQRLEIKGKALDISETTEISMLPVIISLQIASSDSLRSLARNPLCKLQSLELCFSVGLSEIEFLFQFETLQSLKCALRDEKGVAVLANIKGLKELTIVEAEGSLSELYKTFADENLTILEKLHTQIISSQEICEISQIKSLAELNIDCKCACDNLSDLCQLNELKSLRIAEKDKSAVKIDNVLPIFKKCQKLDCVTFELYDGCSEAPKIAKEVNTILKSIRDPALRRPLKLHIQSFDLNKSWKLNT from the exons ATGGAAGAGAGTGGAGATTTTACTCTCAATTTGCCATGCGACTGCTTTTTGGAGATAATAAAGTACATTATTGCCGATTGCAAACTAAATAAAGAATTCGAGTAtgacattttcaaaaaatataacGATTTAATGAACTTTGTGTTAGCCCACAATTTATTCTTGGAGTTGTTTGCGGCGCATCACAAAAAGCTGTACCAGGTTCTGGAGTTGGGCCTTGAACGCAGAACCACAAAATTGCTTATAGACCTGCGAGTCAATAAGTTATCAAACCAAAACAGGGACCTTTTCTGGAGATCCTACCTGCATTCTATCAGGGAGGGGAGTTCTTTCAAGGCCGATTTGTATTTTGGCCATTATGGAAAGAATATGGAAAATTACGCAGAGGTTAATGTAGAAG GCATTTTATCATACCCCGAGAAGTTAAATTTGAATGGTAACATTACCTCAGAGGCATTAGTGGATTTATGTGTCTCGCtaccaaatttaaaaaaattgtccGTTGGAAGCATTAAAATAAGTGGAAGTATTTCGGACATCGCACCCCATTGCGGTAATCTGGAAATGCTAAGCGTTCAATTTAACGCAGGAGATGATGTTGCCAAATTCGCACCGCTGGCTCAGTTGCCCAATTTAAAAACCTTCACTATTGCTGGAATCCACAAAAGCGGTTcgcaattaaaattttttaatgatttaacGAAATTGCACCGGCCTAAAAGTTTACCACCTTTAGCTTTGACCATTGAAGATGATATAGACGACAGTAATAGACCTGTTACTTTTGCTGCTCTTGATTCATTAGGTTATTTGCACATACAAGATAGTTATGCTGTATTTGATGGAAATAGAAACGCACGACTAAGGGCGGTGTACGAGGTAAATGAAGCACCGCAAGGTGGCAGTTCAAAAAAAGAATCTGTGGCAACCATAACCGTAGGTGAACTTGTGGACTTGAAATTTGACAGCTCAAGAGAAgaacttattttaaatatagctAAAAATTCGGATATAGGCCAAATGGGCTCTTTATCAATGCTGCCCAAAATGAGTTACTTGGTGATAAAAAGTCGTTCTGGACAATACATAAAGCACACCTCCCTTGCAACATTCTTTCGATCAATAGTCGCAAAAGAaacttttcttttaatatcGTGCAACATAAAGAATATGTTTCTAGACCGATCAGAATTCATGGAACTTTCGAAATTAAAGTCAATACGATTTCTGAAGTGCTCCTTTTCCGATTGCTATTCGGTCCGATTTTTAGACCAACTAACTAACTTGCAACATATGGAAATTTTTGTTGACGAATACCTTGACTCCAAAACATCATTACTAGTTCTGAAATTGCTTAATGCCAATCAGATAACCGCAAAACtgaatttcaaaaatgttaatattacCCTATTGAAGGGTGAACAGAACTTGGATATTTTTCTGAAAATTGGCTGTAAAGCTGAAGTTCTGTCCCCCCTGGCTCAACTTAATGGTATTACCACCCTTCAAATTAAAGGGCACCAAGAGCAAGAATCTCTTAACGGACTATTTGAAGCATTCGCCACCAGCAATATAAGCACTATCGAAGAATTGGATATCTCGAAATTGGGTGATATTTTTTTCAACAGTGTTTCCAAAGTATCAGAAATTCAATCCATTAAGAAACTGTCTTGCGACCTAGTAGATCTGACTGGAGTTGAGAAATTGGCCAACTTGGATAAACTTCAAGAGTtgaacataaaaacaaataagtttGGAACCCTGTCCTCACTTTTTACAAGTCTGGCTGCGAAGAATAAAATTCAGTGTATAAGAATACCAAATGGTACGCTTTCACCTAAAGAGATTTTAGAGGTTTCTCGAATAAAATCACTGAAAGTATTAGAGTGCAGGTTTTCCGACATGGAAGATCAACAATCGTTGTCAGAGCTAGCTAACTCAAGTATTGAAGAACTAATTGTTTCCCCAATTTCTTACCGCCTACACACAGAGCAATCCGTACATAAATTAGTGTCTGCATTTTCCTCAAACGGAATAATTAGACTTCAGCGTCTGGAAATTAAGGGCAAAGCACTCGACATCAGTGAAACAACTGAAATTTCTATGTTACCAGTTATAATAAGTTTGCAAATCGCATCTTCTGACTCACTGAGGAGCTTGGCACGTAATCCACTGTGTAAGCTTCAGAGCTTGGAATTATGTTTTTCTGTTGGCCTTAgtgaaattgaatttttgtttCAATTTGAAACACTGCAGTCATTAAAATGCGCATTGCGCGATGAAAAGGGTGTAGCAGTTTTGGCAAATATAAAAGGTCTTAAGGAACTGACCATCGTCGAAGCAGAAGGATCGCTTAGTGAACTTTACAAGACCTTTGCTGATGAGAATTTGACAATTTTAGAAAAACTGCATACACAAATTATAAGTTCGCAAGAGATCTGTGAGATATCGCAAATTAAATCCTTAGCAGAACTAAATATTGATTGCAAATGCGCATGTGACAATTTATCAGACCTGTGTCAGCTAAATGAACTTAAATCACTACGTATAGCTGAAAAAGATAAATCAGCAGTGAAAATCGATAACGTGCTGccgatttttaaaaaatgtcaaaaactCGATTGCGTCACCTTTGAATTGTACGATGGTTGCTCCGAAGCTCCCAAAATTGCAAAGGAAgttaatacaattttaaaatctataAGGGATCCTGCACTTCGAAGACCATTAAAACTTCATATTCAATCCTTTGATCTAAAC AAGTCATGGAAACTGAATACTTGA